TGCTGCACTCGCCGGTTCGCTGGGCTTGCTGCCGTCTGCATCGCTGGGCGAAGGCAAGGCTGGTCTGTACGAACCCATCCACGGTTCCGCGCCGGATATCGCCGGCCAGGGCGTGGCCAACCCCACCGGCGCGATCCTTTCCGCCGCGATGCTGCTGCGTCATTCGCTGGGCCTGGAAGAAGAAGCAAGCACGGTGGAAGCCGCCGTCGCCGACGTACTGGAACACGGCCCACACACGCGTGATATCGGCGGCAGCGCCGGTACAAAAGACGTGTTGAACGCCGTGCTGGCTGCCCTTGACGAACACGCCTGCAACGCAGCTGCTTTCTTGCGCTGGGGCCGGGCATGCGGTTGATCCAATCTGCCACCACATCGCCGTCATTCCCGCGAAGGCGGGAGGCGCTCTTTCAACAGCCGAAGGGCTGGTCATCCAGCGCCGCCGCCTTCCTTGAAAGACGCTGGATCCCCGCCTTCGCGGGGATGACGGTGACTTTCAACGCATTCACGAGTTGCACAGGCGTCCTTTCTTTGGAAATCCAGCATGCGTAGTGACCTGATCAAGACCGGCCCCGACCGCGCACCTGCACGCGCCATGTTGCGCGCCACCGGCCTGGACGATGAAGCCATCGCCAAGCCGCTGGTGGCCGTGGTGCACACGTGGTCCAACGTGAGCCCGTGTAACCTCAACCTGCGCGAGCTGGCCGTACACGTCGCCGATGGCATCCGCGCCGCCGGTGGCACACCCGTCGAGTTCAACACCATCGCGGTGACCGACGGCATCGCCATGGGCACGCCGGGTATGCGCGCCTCGCTGATCAGCCGCGAGGTGATCACCGACTCCATCGAGCTGGCGGTCGATGGCCATTGCCTGGATGCGATGGTGGTGCTGTGCGGCTGCGACAAGACCATCCCCGCTGCTGCGATGGCGATGGCTCGCCTCGACATCCCCAGCGTTGCGCTGTACGGCGGCACCATTGCGCACGGCACGCACGACCAACACCCCATCACCATCCAGCAGGTGTTTGAGGCCGTCGGCGCGCACGGCGCAGGCAAGATCGACGATGCGGAACTGACCGCCGTCGAGCGCGACGCCTGCCCGGGCGCGGGCGCCTGCGGTGGGCAATTCACCGCCAACACCATGGCGATGGTGCTCACCACGCTGGGCCTGTCCCCAATGGGCTTCAACGACATTCCCGCCACGCATCCAGCGAAGACGGCGGCCGCATACCGCTGCGGCGAGCTGGTGATGGAATGCCTGCGGGAGAACCGCACGCCGCGCGCATTCCTCACCGAAACCGCTTTCCGCAATGCGGCGCGCATGGTCGCTGCTACCGCCGGCTCCACCAACGCCGTGCTGCACCTGCTCGCCATCGCGCGCGAAGCAGACACGCGCTGGACACTGGAGGATTTCGAACCTGCGTCCAAGCACACGCCGGTGATCGCCGACCTGTTGCCGGGCGGGCGCTACACCGCCGTCGAAATGTTCGGCGCCGGCGGCGCGGCTCGCGTGGCGCAGGAACTGATCACCGCTGGCATGCTGGACGACGCACCCACCGTCACCGGCCGCAGCCTGTTCGAAGAAACCGCCGCCGCTCCACGCGCCGAGACGCAGGACGTGGTGCATCCGGTGACGCAGCCGCTGAAACCGCGCGGCGGCTACTCCATCCTCTACGGCAACCTCGCGCCGGAAGGCTGCATCCTCAAACTAGCTGGCAAGGGCGCCAACCATTTCGAAGGCCGCGCTCGCGTGTTCGAAAGCGAGGAACAGGCGTTCGCCGCCGTGCAGGGCGGCACCATCGAAAAGGGCGACGTCATCGTCATCCGCAACGAAGGTCCCGCCGGTGGCCCGGGCATGCGCGAGATGCTCGGCGTCACCGCCGCACTGATTGGCCGTGGCATGGGCGACGACGTTGCATTGATCACCGACGGCCGTTTCTCCGGCGCCACGCACGGCTACATGGTTGGCCATATCGCACCGGAAGCCGCACGTGGCGGCCCCATCGCCTTGCTACGCGAAGGTGACCTCATCCGCATCGACGCCGACACACGGGCGATCAGCACCACCGCCGATCTCGCCTCGCGCCGCGCAGGCTGGCAGCCGCCGGCACCCAAGGTCACGCGCGGCGCGCTGGCCAAGTATGTCTCCCTGGTCGGCTCCGCCTCCGACGGCGCCACCACGCAACCCATCGCACCACGCAGTCCATCCGCATCCGCTTCCACACACGTCTACGAAGACACGACCGCAGGAGTCACCGCATGAGCAGCAGCACCACCAACGATTCGCTGGCCAAAGCCCGCATCGCCGTCCTTGGCTTCGGCAGCCAGGGCCGCGCCCACGCCCTCAACCTGCGCGACTCCGGTCTCGATGTGGTGGTTGGCCTGCGCAAGAACGGCCCCTCGTGGGAGAAGGCCCGCGCCGAAGGCTTCACCGTGGCCGAGCCGGGTGATGCGGTGAAGGACGCCGATCTCGTCGCCGTGCTCACGCCCGACATGGTGCAGCCCACGCTGTATAAGGAAAGCATCGAGCCGAACATCAAGCCCGGCGCGGCGCTGCTGTTTGCGCATGGTTTCAATGTGCACTTCAAGCAGATCGATCCGCGCAAGGATATCGACGTGGTCCTGGTCGCCCCGAAAGGCCCGGGCGCGCTAGTGCGTCGCGAGTACGAGATCGGTCGCGGTGTGCCCAGCATCTGGGCCGTGCATCAGGACGTCAGCGGCCAGGCGGAAGCCAAGGCCAAGGCCTATGCCGACGGCATCGGCGGCGGTCGCGCATTGCTGATCAAGACCGACTTCAAGGAAGAGACTGAAACCGATCTGTTCGGCGAACAGGCCGTGCTGTGCGGCGGCGCCAGCTCACTGGTGCAGGCCGGCTTCGAGACGCTGGTGGAAGCCGGTTATCAGCCGGAGATCGCCTATTACGAAGTGCTGCACGAACTGAAGCTGATCGTGGACTTGTTCTACGAAGGCGGCATCGCACGCATGCTGGAGTTTGTGTCCGAGACCGCGCAGTACGGCGATTACGTCAGCGGTCCGCGCGTGATCGACGCCGGCACCAAGGCGCGCATGAAGGAAGTGCTCAAGGACATCCAGGACGGCACCTTCGCCAACAACTGGATCGCCGAGTACAAGGCCGGCCTGCCGAACTACAAGAAGTTCAAGCAGGCAGACCTGGAGC
This genomic window from Dyella terrae contains:
- the ilvD gene encoding dihydroxy-acid dehydratase encodes the protein MRSDLIKTGPDRAPARAMLRATGLDDEAIAKPLVAVVHTWSNVSPCNLNLRELAVHVADGIRAAGGTPVEFNTIAVTDGIAMGTPGMRASLISREVITDSIELAVDGHCLDAMVVLCGCDKTIPAAAMAMARLDIPSVALYGGTIAHGTHDQHPITIQQVFEAVGAHGAGKIDDAELTAVERDACPGAGACGGQFTANTMAMVLTTLGLSPMGFNDIPATHPAKTAAAYRCGELVMECLRENRTPRAFLTETAFRNAARMVAATAGSTNAVLHLLAIAREADTRWTLEDFEPASKHTPVIADLLPGGRYTAVEMFGAGGAARVAQELITAGMLDDAPTVTGRSLFEETAAAPRAETQDVVHPVTQPLKPRGGYSILYGNLAPEGCILKLAGKGANHFEGRARVFESEEQAFAAVQGGTIEKGDVIVIRNEGPAGGPGMREMLGVTAALIGRGMGDDVALITDGRFSGATHGYMVGHIAPEAARGGPIALLREGDLIRIDADTRAISTTADLASRRAGWQPPAPKVTRGALAKYVSLVGSASDGATTQPIAPRSPSASASTHVYEDTTAGVTA
- the ilvC gene encoding ketol-acid reductoisomerase produces the protein MSSSTTNDSLAKARIAVLGFGSQGRAHALNLRDSGLDVVVGLRKNGPSWEKARAEGFTVAEPGDAVKDADLVAVLTPDMVQPTLYKESIEPNIKPGAALLFAHGFNVHFKQIDPRKDIDVVLVAPKGPGALVRREYEIGRGVPSIWAVHQDVSGQAEAKAKAYADGIGGGRALLIKTDFKEETETDLFGEQAVLCGGASSLVQAGFETLVEAGYQPEIAYYEVLHELKLIVDLFYEGGIARMLEFVSETAQYGDYVSGPRVIDAGTKARMKEVLKDIQDGTFANNWIAEYKAGLPNYKKFKQADLEHPVEQVGAKLRARMPWLQANAPKAAEPLKKVG